In one Pseudomonas sp. SCA2728.1_7 genomic region, the following are encoded:
- a CDS encoding 8-oxoguanine deaminase: MPATRTWLKNPLAIFTSNALDARGGLVVQDGVIVEVLAAGQQPSAPCNAVFDAREHVILPGLINTHHHFYQTLTRAWAPVVNQPLFPWLKTLYPVWARLTPEKLALATKVALAELLLSGCTTAADHHYLFPDGLENAIDVQVETVRELGMRAMLTRGSMSLGEKDGGLPPQQTVQEGQVILDDSQRLIHEYHERGDGAQIQIALAPCSPFSVTPEIMSASAELANKLDVRLHTHLAETLDEEDFCLQRFGLRTVDYLDSVGWLGPRTWLAHGIHFNPDEIARLGEAGTGICHCPSSNMRLASGICPSIDLTDAGALFGLGVDGSASNDASNMILEARQALYIQRLRYGAEKITPERVLGWATKGSASLLGRTDIGEIAVGKQADLALFKLDELRFSGSHDPISALLLCGADRADRVMIGGKWRVVDGQVEGLDLKGLIADHSQAARQLIAGT; the protein is encoded by the coding sequence ATGCCCGCGACCCGTACCTGGTTAAAAAATCCCCTCGCCATTTTCACTTCCAACGCGCTTGATGCCCGTGGCGGTCTAGTCGTGCAAGACGGTGTCATCGTCGAAGTCCTCGCCGCTGGCCAGCAGCCGTCGGCGCCGTGCAATGCAGTGTTCGATGCCCGCGAGCATGTGATCCTGCCGGGCCTGATCAACACCCACCACCACTTCTATCAAACCCTGACTCGCGCCTGGGCGCCGGTGGTCAATCAGCCGTTGTTCCCGTGGCTGAAAACCCTGTACCCGGTGTGGGCGCGCCTGACACCGGAAAAACTCGCCCTCGCCACCAAAGTCGCTTTGGCCGAGCTGTTGCTGTCGGGCTGCACCACCGCAGCCGACCATCACTACCTGTTCCCGGACGGCCTGGAAAACGCCATCGACGTGCAAGTCGAAACTGTCCGCGAACTGGGCATGCGCGCCATGCTTACCCGTGGTTCGATGAGCCTCGGCGAGAAGGACGGCGGCCTGCCGCCGCAGCAGACCGTGCAAGAAGGTCAGGTGATTCTCGACGACAGTCAGCGCCTGATTCACGAGTACCACGAACGTGGCGACGGCGCGCAGATCCAGATCGCCCTGGCGCCGTGCTCGCCGTTCTCGGTGACCCCGGAAATCATGTCGGCCAGTGCTGAGTTGGCGAACAAGCTCGACGTGCGCCTGCACACGCACTTGGCCGAAACCCTCGACGAAGAAGATTTCTGCCTGCAGCGTTTCGGCCTGCGCACTGTCGATTATCTCGACAGCGTCGGCTGGCTCGGCCCGCGCACTTGGCTGGCCCACGGCATCCATTTCAACCCGGACGAAATCGCTCGTCTCGGCGAGGCGGGCACCGGTATCTGCCATTGCCCGAGCTCGAACATGCGTCTGGCTTCCGGCATTTGCCCGAGTATCGATCTGACTGACGCCGGTGCGCTGTTTGGTCTGGGCGTCGATGGTTCGGCGTCCAACGATGCGTCGAACATGATTCTCGAAGCGCGTCAGGCGTTGTACATCCAGCGTCTGCGTTATGGCGCGGAGAAGATTACGCCGGAACGCGTCCTGGGCTGGGCGACCAAGGGTTCGGCGAGCTTGTTGGGCCGTACTGATATTGGTGAGATTGCTGTGGGCAAGCAGGCGGATCTGGCGTTGTTCAAGCTTGATGAGCTGCGTTTCTCGGGCAGCCATGATCCGATTTCGGCGTTGCTATTGTGCGGCGCGGATCGTGCGGATCGGGTGATGATTGGCGGCAAGTGGCGTGTGGTCGATGGCCAAGTCGAAGGACTGGACCTGAAAGGCCTGATCGCCGATCACAGCCAGGCGGCTCGCCAGTTGATCGCCGGTACCTGA